The Prochlorococcus marinus CUG1416 genome has a segment encoding these proteins:
- a CDS encoding DNA-directed RNA polymerase subunit beta' has translation MTSSKSKKTSRVRKTTKNSKKNNPVTMPALAKTPPSFKNKVVDKKALKNLVSWAYKTHGTAITAAMADNLKDLGFKYATQAAVSISVDDLKVPEAKQDLIGQAEEQISATEECYRLGEITEVERHTKVIDTWTETNERLVDAVKNNFNQNDPLNSVWMMANSGARGNMSQVRQLVGMRGLMANPQGEIIDLPIRTNFREGLTVTEYVISSYGARKGLVDTALRTADSGYLTRRLVDVAQDVIVREEDCGTERSIVVEAEDGKFGARLLGRLTAEDILDSENNLIIPHNTAIDPVFSEKIEKASITNVKIRSPLTCEANRSVCRRCYGWALAHNHLVDLGEAVGIIAAQSIGEPGTQLTMRTFHTGGVSTAESGVVRSKISGKVEFSSKAKVRGYRTPHGVEAKQAEVDFILKIVPQANNSNKAQKIEVSSGSLLFVDDGEEINSDITVAQITAGAVKKSVEKATKDVICDLAGQVKYDKVIQPKEVTDRQGNITLKAQRLGRLWVLAGDVYNLPPNAKPVVSSEDFVDEGTVLAEASQSSEFGGQVRLRESIGDSREVQIVTTSMSLINYKLIEESTHSGQTYHLESSDGTSYRLNTSPQSKISNGEVIADLTDERFRTKTGGLVKYSPGLSVKKARSSKNGFEVSQGGTLLWIPQETHEINKDISLLMIEDMKWIEAGTEVVKDIFSQTSGIVTVTQKNDILREITVRNGTFHECKDEEVLNRFTEEGNLVNPGEKILDGIDNKEILFVQKLETPKCKGLLLRTVEEFTIPDQAELPQLSHVKQEKGPHLGLKAIQRLTYKDGELIKSVEGVELLRTHLSIESFDATPQMTIDVESIEDKNDASINRLNLVILESILVRRDTISDSSHGSTHTELQVNNNQIVKAGDVIATTQILCKEKGLVQLPNVIDDEPIRRLIVEREEDKIQIKISKKAVVKVGDRVVDGDPISESDKSTSCGEIEAISSSSVTLRLGRPYMVSPDSVLHVKDGDLVLRGDGLALLVFERQKTGDIVQGLPRIEELLEARRPRDSAILCKKSGIVQIKEGNDEESVSLSVIEKDDLVNEYQLLIGQNIMVSDGQQVTGGEILTDGPINPHELLDCYFIDLKDQKPLMEAARESISKLQRSMVNEVQNVYKSQGVAIDDKHIEVIVRQMTSKVRIEDAGDTTLLPGELIELRQVEDTNQAMAITGGAPAEFTPVLLGITKASLNTDSFISAASFQETTRVLTEAAIEGKSDWLRGLKENVIIGRLIPAGTGFSGFVEELASEAGPHPDILAEESGGYRRAQNLRPDYTVDMPQTPAVSSTAILDDPSDEDLETTRNRHGIDPTSSNFAAFARPSAENQFSEDQLPDPAALEGLQEEGLLSDE, from the coding sequence ATGACATCATCCAAATCTAAAAAAACTTCTAGAGTACGTAAAACTACTAAGAACTCAAAAAAGAATAATCCAGTTACAATGCCTGCTTTAGCTAAAACGCCGCCATCATTCAAGAATAAAGTAGTTGACAAGAAAGCCTTAAAAAATTTAGTCTCTTGGGCTTATAAAACTCATGGCACTGCTATAACTGCAGCTATGGCTGATAATTTAAAGGACTTAGGATTTAAATATGCTACCCAAGCTGCTGTTTCTATTTCAGTAGATGACTTAAAAGTTCCTGAAGCTAAACAAGATTTGATAGGACAAGCTGAAGAACAAATATCTGCTACAGAAGAATGCTACAGACTCGGTGAAATTACAGAAGTTGAGAGACACACAAAAGTTATTGATACATGGACTGAAACTAATGAGAGATTAGTAGATGCTGTTAAAAATAATTTCAATCAAAATGATCCTCTGAATTCCGTTTGGATGATGGCGAATTCAGGAGCGAGAGGAAACATGTCTCAGGTAAGACAACTTGTTGGTATGAGAGGATTAATGGCTAATCCTCAAGGAGAAATCATTGACCTGCCAATAAGAACAAACTTTAGAGAAGGACTCACTGTTACTGAATATGTAATTTCCTCTTATGGAGCAAGGAAAGGTTTGGTAGACACTGCATTAAGAACTGCGGATTCTGGCTATTTGACTCGAAGATTAGTTGATGTTGCTCAAGATGTAATTGTCAGAGAAGAAGACTGTGGAACAGAACGATCAATAGTTGTTGAAGCTGAAGATGGTAAATTTGGAGCAAGGCTTCTTGGAAGACTCACAGCTGAGGACATATTAGATTCTGAAAACAACTTAATTATTCCTCATAATACTGCAATTGATCCTGTATTTTCAGAAAAAATTGAGAAAGCATCAATTACAAATGTAAAAATAAGATCCCCTTTAACATGTGAAGCAAATAGATCCGTTTGTCGGAGATGTTATGGATGGGCTTTGGCTCATAATCATCTTGTTGACTTAGGTGAAGCAGTAGGAATCATTGCTGCTCAATCTATTGGAGAACCAGGAACCCAATTGACAATGAGAACTTTCCATACTGGAGGTGTCTCAACGGCTGAAAGTGGAGTTGTAAGATCAAAGATTTCTGGCAAAGTAGAATTTAGCTCAAAAGCAAAGGTTAGAGGTTATAGAACTCCTCATGGCGTAGAAGCTAAACAAGCGGAAGTTGATTTCATATTAAAAATAGTTCCTCAAGCAAATAACTCTAACAAAGCTCAAAAAATTGAAGTTTCTAGTGGATCGCTTTTATTCGTAGATGATGGTGAAGAAATTAATTCTGACATAACTGTTGCTCAGATAACTGCTGGGGCTGTTAAAAAGAGCGTTGAAAAAGCAACAAAAGATGTTATTTGTGACTTAGCTGGTCAAGTCAAGTACGACAAGGTTATTCAACCAAAGGAGGTTACAGATAGGCAGGGAAATATTACTTTAAAAGCTCAAAGATTAGGCAGGTTATGGGTCTTAGCTGGAGATGTTTATAACTTACCACCTAATGCAAAACCAGTTGTTTCATCTGAAGATTTTGTAGATGAAGGAACTGTTTTAGCAGAGGCAAGTCAATCAAGTGAGTTTGGCGGACAAGTTAGATTAAGAGAATCAATAGGAGATTCAAGGGAAGTTCAGATTGTTACTACTTCAATGTCTTTAATTAATTATAAATTAATTGAAGAATCTACCCACTCAGGTCAAACATATCATTTGGAATCTAGCGATGGAACCTCCTATCGTTTGAACACTTCCCCTCAGAGTAAAATAAGTAATGGTGAGGTCATAGCAGATTTAACGGATGAAAGGTTCCGTACAAAAACTGGAGGGTTAGTAAAATATTCGCCTGGATTAAGTGTCAAAAAAGCAAGATCATCTAAAAATGGTTTTGAAGTTAGTCAAGGGGGAACATTGCTTTGGATTCCCCAAGAGACACATGAAATAAACAAGGATATATCCCTTCTAATGATTGAAGATATGAAATGGATTGAAGCAGGGACAGAAGTTGTAAAAGATATTTTTAGTCAAACATCAGGAATTGTTACGGTGACTCAGAAAAATGATATTCTCCGTGAAATAACTGTAAGAAATGGAACTTTTCATGAGTGCAAAGATGAAGAAGTTTTAAATAGATTTACCGAAGAAGGAAATCTAGTAAATCCAGGAGAAAAGATTTTGGATGGTATTGATAATAAAGAAATTCTATTTGTGCAAAAGTTAGAAACTCCTAAATGTAAAGGCTTACTATTAAGAACTGTAGAAGAATTTACTATTCCTGATCAAGCAGAATTACCCCAATTATCTCACGTTAAGCAGGAAAAAGGACCACATTTAGGCTTAAAAGCCATCCAAAGGCTTACTTATAAAGACGGTGAATTGATAAAATCAGTTGAAGGAGTTGAATTACTTAGAACCCATTTAAGCATTGAAAGTTTTGATGCTACTCCTCAAATGACTATTGATGTCGAGTCGATTGAAGATAAAAATGATGCATCAATTAATAGATTAAATTTAGTAATATTAGAGTCTATCCTAGTGAGAAGAGATACTATATCAGACTCAAGTCATGGCTCAACACATACAGAATTGCAAGTTAATAATAATCAAATAGTTAAAGCAGGAGATGTAATAGCTACTACTCAAATTCTTTGTAAGGAAAAGGGATTGGTTCAATTACCAAATGTTATAGACGATGAGCCCATAAGAAGGTTAATCGTTGAAAGGGAGGAAGATAAAATTCAAATTAAGATTAGTAAGAAAGCAGTCGTTAAAGTCGGTGATCGCGTAGTTGATGGTGATCCTATTAGTGAATCTGATAAATCTACTTCTTGTGGAGAAATTGAAGCAATTTCTAGTAGTTCAGTAACCTTAAGACTTGGAAGGCCTTATATGGTTTCTCCTGATTCAGTTTTACATGTTAAAGATGGCGATTTAGTTCTGAGGGGAGATGGTTTAGCTTTACTTGTTTTTGAGCGGCAGAAAACTGGAGATATTGTTCAAGGATTACCTAGAATTGAAGAGTTGTTAGAAGCTAGGAGACCCCGAGATTCTGCGATTTTGTGTAAAAAATCTGGAATTGTTCAGATTAAAGAAGGTAATGATGAAGAATCAGTTTCTTTATCCGTTATTGAAAAAGATGATTTGGTTAACGAATATCAACTCTTAATTGGACAAAATATAATGGTTAGTGATGGACAACAAGTTACAGGTGGAGAAATTTTAACTGATGGTCCAATTAACCCGCATGAATTATTAGATTGTTACTTCATTGATTTAAAAGATCAAAAACCTCTAATGGAGGCAGCTCGAGAATCTATATCAAAACTACAAAGAAGTATGGTAAATGAAGTCCAAAACGTCTATAAGTCTCAGGGTGTTGCAATCGATGATAAGCATATTGAGGTTATTGTCAGACAAATGACAAGTAAAGTCCGCATTGAGGATGCTGGGGATACTACTCTCTTGCCTGGTGAACTTATAGAATTGAGGCAAGTAGAGGATACTAATCAAGCAATGGCAATTACAGGAGGGGCTCCAGCAGAGTTTACTCCGGTTTTATTGGGTATAACTAAAGCCTCCCTAAATACAGATAGCTTTATATCAGCAGCTTCATTCCAAGAAACTACTAGGGTTCTGACTGAAGCTGCAATTGAAGGTAAATCTGATTGGTTAAGAGGTTTAAAAGAAAATGTTATTATCGGTAGGTTAATACCTG